The following proteins are encoded in a genomic region of Andreesenia angusta:
- a CDS encoding zinc ribbon domain-containing protein: METVVKTVKQHSYSLDNNALKELKLIGERYRCVKNYVYSRYSGINSIVLIKRDRDIRDEWVKTKFAEQWKLPARYWKLALSEAVSNIKSSWSNIKLRVKSAVNKNKKLSKQELHYIRYILKADELYQRILQNKSIQIPEAIKLYRLDTGYLNSLIRRLTRKYKGKVPYSNTDTFSIDTGLYSYGDGQIRISSTKKGKRVTVKLKDRNIYDRTMTVKFKDNRIELHCPLKIAKKKHGYQNIIGIDKGYRTLFAVSGKTTYGENLNNYLSEETERLKEVNSARNRFYALKNRYLSEGNYAAAQNIELNNLGKIKYNRKKAKHDQRVKSYINHSINGLIKNEEPGEIVMEDLSFASWNDRFPKSVKRKLSRWIKGYIKARLEFKCEYNSIKYTYINPAYTSQICSKCGEFGARSGEVFNCTNCGTIDADINASLNILKRRDDSEIKLHTDYRKVKEILQARIDRQ, from the coding sequence TTGGAAACTGTAGTCAAGACTGTGAAACAGCACTCATACAGCTTGGACAATAATGCGCTTAAGGAACTTAAACTTATAGGAGAGAGATACAGGTGTGTAAAAAACTACGTCTACTCCAGATACAGCGGAATAAACAGTATAGTCCTGATCAAAAGAGATAGGGATATCAGAGACGAATGGGTGAAGACCAAGTTCGCAGAGCAATGGAAGCTTCCAGCAAGGTACTGGAAGCTGGCCCTTTCGGAAGCCGTATCGAATATAAAGAGCAGCTGGAGCAATATAAAGCTGAGAGTAAAGAGCGCTGTAAACAAGAACAAAAAGCTGTCAAAACAGGAACTGCATTATATAAGGTATATACTGAAGGCCGATGAACTGTATCAGCGGATACTTCAAAACAAAAGCATTCAAATTCCAGAAGCAATAAAACTGTATAGATTAGACACAGGATACCTGAACAGCCTTATAAGAAGGCTGACCAGAAAGTACAAAGGAAAAGTGCCGTATTCCAACACAGACACTTTCTCTATAGACACTGGACTCTACTCGTACGGTGACGGTCAAATAAGGATAAGCTCCACTAAAAAGGGAAAGCGAGTAACTGTAAAACTTAAAGACCGAAACATCTACGACAGAACTATGACTGTGAAGTTCAAGGACAACAGAATAGAACTGCACTGCCCTTTGAAGATAGCGAAAAAGAAGCATGGCTATCAGAACATAATAGGGATAGACAAGGGCTACAGGACACTGTTTGCTGTTTCAGGTAAGACAACCTATGGAGAAAACTTGAACAACTATCTGAGCGAAGAGACAGAGAGGCTGAAAGAGGTGAACAGTGCAAGAAACAGATTCTATGCACTTAAAAACAGGTATCTGAGCGAAGGGAACTATGCAGCAGCACAGAACATAGAGCTGAACAACTTAGGGAAAATAAAATACAATCGTAAAAAAGCTAAACATGACCAGAGGGTGAAGTCATATATAAACCACTCCATAAACGGCTTGATAAAAAATGAAGAGCCAGGAGAAATAGTCATGGAAGACCTGAGCTTTGCAAGCTGGAACGACAGATTTCCAAAGTCGGTAAAGCGTAAGCTCTCCAGATGGATAAAGGGATATATAAAAGCCAGGCTTGAATTTAAATGCGAATACAACAGCATAAAGTACACTTATATAAACCCGGCCTATACTAGTCAGATATGCAGTAAATGTGGAGAATTTGGAGCGAGAAGTGGAGAAGTATTCAACTGTACCAACTGTGGAACAATAGATGCCGATATAAATGCAAGTTTAAATATACTGAAGCGAAGAGACGACAGCGAAATAAAGCTACACACCGACTACAGGAAAGTAAAAGAGATACTCCAAGCACGAATAGATAGACAATAG
- a CDS encoding permease produces the protein MNEYIKKYKIFLGLFVVNVILVFASPELGKESFNIVGRNLKELLMVVPPIFILLGLLDVWVEKETMVKYMGEGSGIKGVLLGFFIGSAAAGPLYAAFPVAKVLLAKRSKISNVLVFIGAWSTTKIPLLLFEASALGTKFTITRFLLNLPVIAIIAIVTERLMSKNEIEELYQSVELD, from the coding sequence ATGAATGAGTATATAAAGAAGTATAAGATATTTTTAGGATTATTTGTAGTCAATGTAATTCTAGTATTTGCATCGCCTGAGCTTGGAAAAGAGTCATTCAACATAGTGGGGAGAAACTTGAAAGAGCTCTTGATGGTAGTTCCGCCTATATTCATACTCTTAGGCCTCCTAGACGTATGGGTGGAGAAGGAGACCATGGTCAAGTACATGGGAGAAGGCTCCGGAATAAAAGGGGTTCTGCTGGGATTCTTTATAGGGTCGGCGGCGGCAGGCCCGCTCTATGCGGCTTTTCCTGTTGCGAAGGTGCTGCTTGCAAAGCGGTCCAAAATCTCAAACGTGCTTGTGTTTATAGGGGCATGGTCCACCACTAAGATACCACTGCTGCTGTTTGAGGCATCGGCGCTCGGGACGAAGTTCACCATAACGAGGTTTCTTTTGAACCTTCCTGTAATAGCGATAATAGCCATAGTTACAGAGAGGCTGATGTCCAAGAACGAGATAGAGGAGCTCTACCAGAGCGTGGAGCTGGATTAA
- a CDS encoding permease, whose protein sequence is MFTKILYALAITLVIISAVKSKKKTKQALKKAWKSFEAMMPQLLSIIMIIGLILSWLDPELISKIIGGESGALGMIIAGLIGSITLIPAFVAFPLAAALLQNGAGTVQIATFVSTLMMVGIVTIPMEARTFGKKITTIRNSMAFVLSFVVAILMGVLL, encoded by the coding sequence ATGTTTACTAAAATACTTTATGCGCTTGCAATAACACTTGTAATCATATCCGCTGTAAAGAGTAAGAAAAAGACGAAGCAGGCGCTTAAAAAGGCTTGGAAGTCTTTCGAGGCCATGATGCCACAGCTTCTGTCGATCATAATGATAATAGGGCTTATACTATCTTGGCTTGACCCAGAGCTGATTTCCAAGATAATAGGAGGGGAGTCGGGAGCGCTCGGGATGATAATAGCGGGACTTATAGGCTCCATCACGCTTATACCGGCCTTTGTGGCCTTTCCGCTGGCCGCGGCGCTTCTTCAGAATGGAGCTGGAACTGTGCAAATAGCCACTTTTGTATCTACGCTTATGATGGTCGGAATAGTCACAATACCTATGGAGGCCAGGACTTTCGGCAAGAAGATAACCACTATAAGGAACTCAATGGCCTTTGTGCTTTCGTTTGTGGTAGCGATACTTATGGGGGTGCTGTTGTAA
- a CDS encoding Crp/Fnr family transcriptional regulator, protein MHYVVDVLSGNALFKGIDPARIEYLISLCRYNMLSLSADTIISSENEPCKSMGFVLDGKVSNCKTSPSGSNVVVKTMVKGEYFAEALVFSSSGECPSTIVAEKNSTVLMISAKDVLIICEEEPVFLRNLLVSLSDKVFMLNKKIRLLSYPSVRQRLASFLLDEMHKHHSSKLTLDKTREELSEYIGVARPSVSRELSKMAEDGLISVSRRSIEILDAEALSSIL, encoded by the coding sequence ATGCATTATGTAGTAGATGTACTTTCAGGCAATGCGCTTTTTAAGGGAATCGATCCTGCTAGAATTGAATATCTGATTTCACTTTGCAGATACAATATGCTCAGTCTCTCAGCCGACACTATAATATCCTCTGAAAACGAGCCCTGCAAGAGCATGGGCTTTGTGCTGGATGGGAAAGTGTCTAACTGCAAGACAAGCCCTTCTGGCAGCAATGTAGTTGTAAAGACTATGGTCAAGGGCGAGTATTTCGCAGAGGCGCTTGTGTTCTCGTCTTCTGGGGAATGCCCGTCCACCATAGTGGCTGAGAAAAACAGCACCGTGCTTATGATCTCGGCCAAGGATGTGCTGATCATATGCGAGGAGGAGCCTGTGTTTTTAAGGAACTTGCTGGTAAGCCTTTCAGACAAGGTCTTTATGCTAAACAAGAAGATAAGGCTGCTCTCTTATCCGTCTGTAAGGCAGAGGCTGGCCAGCTTCCTTTTAGACGAAATGCACAAGCACCACTCTTCCAAGCTCACCCTCGACAAGACAAGAGAGGAGCTTTCCGAGTATATAGGAGTGGCCCGCCCTTCAGTGTCCAGAGAGCTCTCTAAGATGGCTGAAGACGGGCTTATCTCGGTTTCAAGGAGGTCCATAGAGATACTGGACGCAGAAGCGCTTAGCAGCATTCTATAG
- a CDS encoding DUF1934 domain-containing protein, giving the protein MKSEIKLRIIGTQRDEEGEKNTIELVTEGKLYRKDGADYITYDESEISGMENSKTRLRLEKDRVQMKRTGQSSSDMVFCKEQNHVLDYRTPYGIFKMEIATDSLEVEIREEIVGSTVDISYTLTMVDSDSSTENKLKIEII; this is encoded by the coding sequence GTGAAAAGCGAGATAAAGCTAAGGATAATCGGAACGCAGAGAGATGAAGAAGGCGAGAAGAACACAATAGAGCTTGTCACAGAGGGCAAGCTCTACAGGAAAGACGGCGCCGACTATATAACCTATGACGAGTCGGAGATCTCAGGCATGGAGAACTCCAAGACAAGGCTTAGGCTGGAAAAAGACAGAGTACAGATGAAGCGCACAGGGCAGAGCAGCTCCGACATGGTGTTCTGCAAAGAGCAGAACCATGTGCTAGACTACAGAACGCCTTACGGCATATTCAAGATGGAGATAGCTACAGATTCGCTCGAAGTGGAGATAAGAGAAGAGATAGTGGGGAGCACTGTGGATATCTCGTACACGCTTACCATGGTGGACAGCGACTCTTCCACAGAGAACAAGCTTAAAATAGAGATAATTTAG
- the murI gene encoding glutamate racemase codes for MDNRPIGIFDSGIGGLTVLKELVEQLPDEDIIYFGDTGRIPYGTKSKEAVLKYSFQCIKFLLSKDIKAIVIACNTASAVALAPALEEFDVPIIGVIEPGAKAAVKETQNDKIGVIGTTGTINSEAYQKVIRRLNPSSEVIGQDCPLFVQIVEDGWEDTEIARLTSEKYLIDMVEHDIDTLVLGCTHYPILRYTLSKVLGPDVKLINPAYETAREVKEILTERKLLASRNEKPKHHFFVSDDPEKFRRIGGNILNKNIISIQKVEIEKL; via the coding sequence ATGGACAACAGACCTATAGGAATATTCGACTCTGGAATAGGCGGGCTCACTGTGCTGAAGGAGCTTGTAGAGCAGCTTCCAGATGAGGATATAATCTACTTTGGAGACACAGGGAGGATACCTTACGGAACGAAGTCGAAAGAGGCAGTGCTCAAGTATTCTTTCCAGTGCATAAAATTCCTGCTGAGCAAGGACATAAAGGCTATAGTGATAGCCTGCAATACAGCTAGTGCGGTGGCGCTTGCGCCTGCATTAGAGGAGTTTGACGTGCCTATAATAGGTGTAATAGAGCCGGGGGCCAAGGCCGCAGTAAAAGAGACGCAGAACGACAAGATAGGCGTCATAGGGACTACGGGGACCATAAACAGCGAAGCGTACCAGAAAGTGATAAGAAGGCTGAACCCTTCAAGCGAAGTCATAGGGCAGGACTGCCCGCTATTTGTGCAGATAGTGGAGGACGGCTGGGAGGACACCGAGATAGCCAGGCTTACCTCGGAAAAATACCTCATAGACATGGTGGAGCACGACATAGACACGCTTGTGCTCGGATGCACACACTACCCTATACTCAGATATACGCTGAGCAAGGTGCTAGGCCCTGACGTCAAGCTTATAAACCCGGCCTACGAGACTGCCAGGGAAGTCAAGGAGATACTCACAGAGAGAAAGCTCTTGGCGAGCAGAAACGAAAAGCCGAAGCATCACTTCTTCGTAAGCGACGACCCGGAGAAGTTCAGACGAATAGGCGGAAACATACTCAACAAGAACATAATCTCGATACAGAAAGTCGAAATAGAAAAACTTTAG
- a CDS encoding GntR family transcriptional regulator: MKDLGMIQMDSHKPLRDIVFETLREAILEGKLTPGERVMEVQLAEQLGVSRTPVREAIRKLELEGLLVMVPRKGAYVADVSLKDVIDVLEVRASLEGLAASLGAERREPLDIELLEDTTRELIKCVQDKDTEGMIKSDAAFHDILLKASKNDKLTNIVEGLRDQVHRFRVIYFTEYEENAKKLIEEHEEILGYLRDQDTAKAQESAEFHIYNIRNFFIDQEK; the protein is encoded by the coding sequence ATGAAAGACTTAGGAATGATACAGATGGATTCTCACAAGCCGCTTAGAGACATAGTTTTCGAGACGCTTAGAGAGGCCATATTAGAGGGAAAGCTCACTCCTGGAGAGAGAGTTATGGAGGTTCAGCTGGCGGAGCAGCTTGGAGTAAGTAGGACTCCAGTCAGAGAGGCCATAAGAAAGCTGGAGCTTGAAGGGCTGCTGGTGATGGTGCCTAGAAAAGGGGCCTATGTAGCAGACGTATCCCTCAAAGACGTCATAGACGTGCTTGAAGTCAGAGCTTCGCTTGAAGGGCTGGCAGCGTCGCTAGGGGCTGAAAGAAGAGAGCCGCTAGACATAGAGCTTCTAGAGGACACGACGAGAGAGCTTATAAAGTGCGTACAGGATAAAGACACTGAAGGCATGATAAAGAGCGACGCAGCCTTCCACGACATACTGCTGAAAGCTTCGAAAAACGACAAGCTTACAAATATAGTGGAGGGGCTTAGAGACCAAGTTCATCGTTTCAGGGTGATATACTTCACAGAGTACGAAGAGAACGCGAAAAAGCTCATAGAGGAGCACGAAGAGATACTGGGATACCTGAGAGACCAAGACACAGCCAAAGCCCAAGAATCTGCAGAGTTCCACATATACAATATAAGAAACTTTTTTATAGATCAGGAGAAGTAG
- the ispE gene encoding 4-(cytidine 5'-diphospho)-2-C-methyl-D-erythritol kinase, with protein MKSIKLDAYGKINLSLDVLRRREDGYHDLRMIMQQIDLKDTLQIEEIEEDKIVIESDSLEIPTDERNIVYKVADSLKKKHGLNSGVKIRIEKHIPVSAGLAGGSTDAAATLKGLNELWGLGLSEAELMEIGKPIGADIPYCIYGGTALAEGIGEKLKRLNGFGGKHILLANPEIQVSTARIYQNLNLEGLNKRPDTERLMQAISEDDLEHVAQNMVNVLETVTIPMYPVIEDIKREMVISGALGALMSGSGPTVFGIFKTEKELDEAKAKLDKKVKLTIKTKTI; from the coding sequence ATGAAGAGCATAAAACTAGATGCATACGGCAAAATAAACCTTTCTCTTGACGTCTTGAGGAGAAGAGAGGACGGATACCACGACCTCAGAATGATAATGCAGCAGATAGATCTGAAGGACACGCTGCAGATCGAGGAGATAGAAGAAGACAAGATAGTGATAGAGTCAGACTCTCTGGAGATTCCGACAGACGAGCGCAATATAGTCTACAAAGTGGCAGATTCGCTTAAGAAGAAACACGGATTGAATTCCGGGGTGAAGATCAGGATAGAGAAGCACATACCTGTATCGGCAGGGCTCGCAGGCGGAAGCACAGATGCCGCGGCGACTCTAAAAGGGCTGAATGAGCTCTGGGGCCTGGGACTTTCGGAGGCTGAGCTTATGGAGATTGGAAAGCCTATAGGTGCAGACATACCCTACTGTATATACGGAGGAACTGCCCTTGCAGAGGGAATAGGAGAGAAGCTGAAGAGGCTTAATGGTTTTGGCGGGAAGCATATACTGCTCGCAAATCCGGAAATACAGGTTTCTACAGCCCGAATATATCAAAACTTAAACTTGGAAGGTCTTAATAAAAGACCAGATACAGAAAGGCTTATGCAGGCCATCTCGGAGGACGATTTGGAGCATGTGGCTCAGAATATGGTGAACGTGCTGGAGACTGTCACGATACCGATGTACCCCGTAATAGAGGATATAAAGCGGGAGATGGTGATTTCGGGAGCGCTAGGTGCTCTTATGAGTGGAAGTGGTCCGACTGTATTTGGAATCTTTAAAACAGAGAAAGAACTGGACGAGGCTAAGGCTAAATTGGATAAAAAAGTCAAGCTTACGATAAAGACAAAAACGATTTAG
- a CDS encoding Veg family protein — protein sequence MSKSLDKIRASVENYVGRKIKLRANKGRKKIVERDGVIEGVYPSVFVVKINGGYNTSRMVSYSYSDILTETVQITLMDREVEDISLVD from the coding sequence TTGTCTAAATCATTAGATAAGATAAGAGCAAGTGTAGAGAACTATGTAGGACGCAAAATCAAGCTAAGAGCTAACAAGGGAAGAAAAAAGATAGTCGAAAGAGACGGTGTAATAGAGGGAGTTTACCCTAGTGTGTTTGTGGTCAAGATAAACGGTGGCTACAACACGTCTAGAATGGTTTCTTATAGCTACTCTGATATACTGACAGAGACTGTTCAGATAACTCTGATGGACAGAGAAGTCGAAGACATATCGCTCGTGGACTAG
- a CDS encoding methyl-accepting chemotaxis protein codes for MKGTVVSAWVKTSRKVFGDSVAEAGLQTMGFPSDKLFTPTEEVDDSKVRSFISFLASKSGKSESEIWKLIGMDNIITFAKDYPAFFKQDNLYSFLRSMYDVHVVIASRIKGAKPPLVSIKPISDYVAQMSYESQRGMFDYFHGMLQGAAKHFGENIKVDTVEKTSTKTVINIKFEDKILYRKSYKLNKLASLGFIRDIGIKSGVLNLLLAGLPSAIVFGLFGAVPGIITVLLLSFIVPSVAVKSLMAPLSLIRKQILDLKERVYSGDVVISSNDELEEMNEILGEYKSSIKTDFVGFKGLTDELNSFTDTFREISDNMEHISRDISNVVEEVAHVAVSQAQETEESAFLLHRNIDTLNSIVEKENQSKDELESSVDMLQSGYSDLRGASESLEQMLLDFKKVNEDSVILKEQARGVTQIVDTVEVIAEQTNLLALNAAIEASRAGEYGRGFSVVAEEIRALAEESKEAVKNINIGLKTFVREIDSVVSQVEQQYNVLTVQNEKLSGVADGNQRSVEGIQKVSEAIIEMIEDLTTETESINKLSQSIESLASIAEENSASSEEVSSSVSTFTGELENMMSNINEFKRVAETFRGDLDQYHM; via the coding sequence TTGAAAGGTACTGTTGTTTCAGCTTGGGTAAAGACGAGCAGAAAAGTTTTCGGAGACAGCGTGGCTGAAGCCGGACTTCAGACTATGGGTTTCCCAAGCGATAAATTATTTACACCTACTGAGGAAGTCGACGATTCCAAGGTAAGGTCTTTTATTTCTTTCCTGGCTAGCAAGTCCGGAAAATCTGAAAGCGAGATATGGAAGCTGATAGGTATGGACAATATAATCACCTTCGCCAAAGACTACCCCGCTTTCTTCAAGCAGGACAATCTATACTCTTTCCTGAGATCCATGTATGACGTGCACGTGGTAATAGCGAGCAGAATAAAGGGAGCCAAGCCTCCTCTAGTTTCCATAAAGCCGATAAGCGACTATGTGGCGCAGATGAGCTACGAGTCCCAGCGTGGGATGTTCGACTACTTCCACGGAATGCTTCAGGGAGCCGCCAAACACTTTGGAGAGAACATAAAGGTGGACACAGTTGAAAAGACTTCTACCAAGACAGTCATAAACATAAAGTTCGAAGACAAGATACTCTACAGAAAATCGTACAAGCTGAACAAGCTGGCGTCTCTTGGGTTTATAAGAGATATAGGGATTAAGTCAGGAGTATTGAACCTTCTGCTGGCTGGACTGCCTTCAGCCATAGTCTTTGGTCTGTTTGGAGCCGTTCCCGGGATAATAACTGTCCTTTTACTTAGCTTTATAGTTCCTTCTGTAGCTGTAAAAAGCCTTATGGCCCCTCTTTCCCTTATAAGAAAGCAGATTCTAGACCTAAAGGAGAGAGTCTACTCGGGAGACGTCGTGATATCTTCAAACGACGAGCTAGAGGAGATGAACGAGATACTAGGAGAGTACAAGTCGTCTATAAAGACTGACTTTGTGGGATTCAAAGGCCTTACAGACGAGCTGAACTCGTTTACCGACACTTTCAGGGAGATCTCCGACAATATGGAGCATATATCTAGGGACATCTCGAACGTGGTTGAAGAAGTTGCGCATGTGGCCGTAAGCCAGGCTCAAGAGACAGAAGAATCTGCATTCCTCCTACATAGGAACATAGACACTTTGAACTCCATAGTTGAGAAGGAAAACCAGAGCAAAGACGAGCTGGAGTCTTCTGTAGATATGCTCCAGAGCGGATATTCCGACCTTCGTGGCGCTTCTGAAAGCCTCGAGCAGATGCTGCTTGACTTCAAGAAAGTAAACGAAGACAGTGTCATCCTTAAAGAGCAGGCCAGAGGTGTCACTCAGATTGTGGACACCGTAGAGGTCATAGCCGAGCAGACAAACCTGCTGGCGCTGAACGCCGCCATAGAAGCTTCCCGTGCCGGCGAGTACGGCCGCGGATTCTCTGTAGTTGCTGAGGAGATAAGAGCCCTTGCAGAAGAGTCTAAAGAGGCTGTGAAGAACATAAACATCGGACTTAAGACTTTCGTAAGAGAGATCGACTCTGTTGTGTCCCAGGTAGAGCAACAGTACAACGTGCTGACTGTGCAAAACGAGAAACTCTCTGGAGTTGCGGACGGAAACCAACGAAGTGTGGAGGGCATACAAAAGGTGTCCGAGGCCATTATAGAGATGATAGAAGACCTCACTACAGAGACAGAGTCTATAAACAAGCTAAGCCAGAGCATAGAGTCGCTTGCCTCCATAGCCGAGGAAAACTCTGCTTCTTCAGAGGAAGTCAGCTCTAGCGTAAGCACTTTCACTGGCGAGCTTGAGAACATGATGTCTAATATAAACGAGTTCAAGAGAGTCGCCGAAACCTTCAGAGGTGACCTGGACCAGTACCATATGTAG
- a CDS encoding magnesium transporter CorA family protein, with protein MMKIFRSTMERELETLESFEKGSWINLVNPTKEEIDEVSEKLGIEREAIVAPLDVEESPRMEIEDDFMLIIVDIPILEESEQEGQNSYFTTIPLGIIISDDYIVTTCSEETNILKLFEENRIKSFFTFKKNRFLLQILYRMAAKYLAYLKQIDRRSSRIQRQLHKSTRNKELIQLFDLENSLIYFSTSLKANEMALEKLLKTESIRKYPEDQDLLEDVIIEGKQAIEMTNIYSRILSGTMDTYASVISNNQNTVMKFLAIITLGISIPNIITSFYGMNIELPLQDNPYAYLIIAGISIVLVVGVTVGLGKNNPF; from the coding sequence ATGATGAAAATTTTCAGATCTACTATGGAGAGAGAGCTTGAGACTCTCGAAAGCTTTGAGAAAGGCTCATGGATAAACTTGGTCAACCCGACAAAAGAAGAGATAGATGAAGTAAGCGAGAAACTCGGTATAGAGCGAGAGGCGATAGTGGCCCCTCTAGACGTTGAAGAGAGCCCCAGGATGGAGATAGAGGACGACTTTATGCTCATAATAGTGGACATACCTATACTGGAGGAGAGCGAGCAGGAAGGGCAAAACAGCTATTTCACGACGATACCGCTCGGAATAATAATATCCGACGATTATATAGTAACAACTTGCAGCGAAGAGACAAACATACTCAAGCTATTTGAAGAGAACAGGATAAAGTCTTTTTTCACATTCAAGAAGAACAGATTTCTGCTTCAAATACTGTACAGAATGGCCGCTAAATACTTAGCCTACCTTAAACAGATAGATAGAAGGAGTTCAAGAATCCAAAGGCAACTCCACAAATCCACTAGAAACAAGGAACTTATACAGCTTTTCGACCTGGAGAACAGCCTTATCTACTTCTCGACTTCCCTGAAGGCCAATGAAATGGCTCTGGAGAAGCTCTTGAAGACAGAGAGCATAAGGAAGTACCCTGAGGACCAGGACCTCTTGGAAGACGTAATAATAGAGGGCAAGCAGGCCATAGAGATGACCAATATATACAGTAGGATTCTGAGTGGAACGATGGACACTTACGCTTCTGTAATATCCAACAACCAGAACACCGTTATGAAATTCCTTGCCATAATAACGCTTGGAATATCAATCCCGAATATAATCACAAGCTTCTACGGCATGAACATAGAGCTTCCGCTTCAAGACAACCCATATGCATACCTCATAATAGCGGGGATATCCATAGTGCTGGTGGTTGGAGTTACAGTGGGGCTTGGTAAAAACAACCCTTTTTAA
- a CDS encoding metal-sensing transcriptional repressor has product MNEDKKKAVNLLKTARGQVDGIVRMIEEDRYCVDISKQILSAMALLKKANNRILEQHIRHCVKDAIEEGKGEEKIDEVIDILDVYLK; this is encoded by the coding sequence ATGAACGAGGACAAGAAGAAGGCCGTGAACCTGCTCAAGACGGCAAGGGGTCAGGTAGACGGGATAGTCAGGATGATAGAGGAAGATAGATACTGCGTAGATATCTCCAAGCAGATACTCTCGGCCATGGCTCTGCTCAAGAAGGCCAACAACAGGATACTCGAGCAACATATAAGGCATTGTGTGAAGGACGCCATAGAGGAAGGAAAAGGCGAAGAGAAGATAGACGAGGTCATTGACATATTAGACGTATATTTAAAGTAG